The following nucleotide sequence is from Acyrthosiphon pisum isolate AL4f chromosome A2, pea_aphid_22Mar2018_4r6ur, whole genome shotgun sequence.
TTTTATGCGGACATTTTCcgcccattttttttttaattttactattcaataattatattttttatttaatacctatgaaataattatttttcctattgactaatattttcaaatattttcataagcataataaattatagatgtatatttttgatcactacttaaatcaaattcaaaagcaattattaaattgttaaatatccaaactggtatagtcttaacaaaaaaaaaaaatttattataacaaatataaatcacagtatgtacttaaaaataaataaaataaatctgctTGGATACAACAATTCAGtcattagtattaattttatgtgtatattaaatatgcattacATCAGTATAACAGgtagtaatttgttttgaatttcacaATATAACTTCAGCAATGTTCATACgagataaatatttcaattttaatgacattgaaCATAAGGAATAacgtataatgatttatttccattgttaattattcaaataatgaatCGTTATGTGTAAGATTGTTTATTTAAGTTCAAGAAGTTGACGTGTAGGGTGTAGAATGTccaaaacatgtatattgtaattttgttgaatttatgtttcgatatttggttaaaaataagacatattgaaaaaatttaagggggggggggtcgaaaCCCCCTGGACCACCCTCAGATACGGCCTTGCTCAGTtgtgaaattgtatttgtattttgtatattataataatatattgaaaatttaaatatttttaaattcggcggccagtaataaatgttattttttgattattccaagccaaattgatattatatttttcatctatgaaagtgatataaaccgtttttatttactgtctggtttccccgttacagatccaccgccccgccggcctgataattgataagctttcaatcgccaataggtccagacgacaccttatcaatacaccttgattCTGTGGTACCATAGAACTtgtcacgattaaagataatcAATAGCCGTGGTACTTGCATTGAACTAAATATAGTTCAATGGGTACTTGTTAAAGTGCTTATCAGGAAAATTGATATGCATTATGCATTTTCATTACTCTTTGTGCTATACTCTTAACAGTCAAACACTCAAACGGCATCGGGCATAACTACTATTAACTACTGGCAGACTGGCTAGTGGCTTCTAAGTACTAActgcataggtacattattatttattagtacgcCGTTAATGTAAAATTCAGATTTTTGAGCATTTTTATTCTTACTACTTCGTTTGTgtacataattgttttaaaagcatttaaaccaaagtgttgtataatatctactatCAATATGCAGTCATCCCAGACTGGCATGGTCGGTCAACCAAGCTTTAATGTGGGGCCTGGTTTACAATCTAATATACAGACACAGGTTCCCGGTCAACACAATGTAATGGTACCACAAGTTCCTCTTAATCAGAATCCAGTAGGTGTTGGTTCCGTGTCTCAGCCACCAGTACCGCCTTCCAACCAAAATCAGTCTGCATCTGGTCATCAATTTAACACAGCGTCTTTGTGTCGTTTTGGACAAGAAACTGTACAAGAAATAGTGTCTCGCACACACGAAGTATTCCAGATACTTAAAGTCCTAATGCCACCGAATGGTACTCCAACTGGTGCTAACATGAGTAATGAAAGGCGTATTAAAATGCAAGATCAATTGAGGAACATAAAATTACTATTCAAACGACTAAgaattatatacgaaaaatgtaatgataGCTGCCAATTACAAGGTATGGAGTACATGCATATAGAAGGACTGATTCCACTCCAAGAAGAATGGGACATGAAGTCTGAAGAAAGAAAAACTAGCGAAACGTATCGTATTGCTAGCGATGAAATGAAAGAAGTAGCTGAACAATTAAGTAATAAGAATAgacatttaaaagaaataattgatCATCTCCGAAGAATTATATGggaaataaatacaatgttagCAATGAGGAGGtcttaatatacttatttaatttatatgtacatttaagtttcaattaaaatacattaacaaaTCTTTAtgatttgtacataataattatttataagctaaATTTAAGACAATATCAAGATCAAGTCAAATAAATGTGTTTGGTTTGTAGCCTttgtataagtaaaatatgtagtatCAATTCTTGTAGATTTAATTAATCTACCCAtactaactaaaaattaaacagaAACAATTcttatgacaatatttaaaatattccatttcagtttcttttttaatttgcagtggaataaatttatttcctttcatatttaatagtcaatactcaatgataaaattagtaaatattttttttttatttgaaatagaaAATGTACAATAAGCAAATAGGATAATGacggaaaatatttatatgatgatTTAGAATGAGGAGGGAGGCTGACCATTGACAGAACCCTCATGCTTATCTAGGATCAGTCTCAGATATTTAATTTGGGTTTCAATTGGGATTGCTATTCCCTCAGGTATGAGGGGgcaggtaaaatatattttatgcaaatttttaaaaatatatgaatttaataaattgtcttGATTACTTATTTTACATGTTCTTCATAACTGTCTTAGAGACTATGATAATATCTATACAGAAAACAGTCCAGGTATAATTGTGGgacaaaattgtatgtattgtaataactttttccttttttaatatttatctggaTAACCTTAtgaaaactattgtaaaacccactttgttttgttaatatttaccgaatacaaaatgataaatatttgctagacttactttattaataaaacaattttaagtataaagaaAGGAGAGAATTGGGTAATCCAGACCCTTGTAaagaataataaactatatatttctttttaagaGGCTGTCaccgcactatttgttttctctctctggctcacacgcaacatagacaaaatgcgtTTCCGCAAAATCATTTTGTCTATGtctttaagtaatcttagagtaaagtcaaccatgacaaaaaagatagagaataatacttttaagggaatgacatatcgatttgtctaaatattgtctcaaaacaatttaaacatcatttaaatttacaacatttttagggttccgtacggttcCCTATGGAAGCCTATTACTTTCACTCGGttgtctgtcaccaggctgtatctcatgaaccatgaaagttgaaattttcacagattatgtatttccgtggatgctataacaacaaatactaaaaaaaagggagag
It contains:
- the LOC100572647 gene encoding mediator of RNA polymerase II transcription subunit 30 (The RefSeq protein has 1 substitution compared to this genomic sequence), whose protein sequence is MQSSQTGMVGQPSFNVGPGLQSNIQTQVPGQHNVMVPQVPLNQNPVGVGSVSQPPVPPSNQNQSASGHQFNTASLCRFGQETVQEIVSRTHEVFQILKVLMPPNGTPTGANMSNERRIKMQDQLRNIKLLFKRLRIIYEKCNDSCQLQGMEYMHIEGLIPLQEEWDMKFEERKTSETYRIASDEMKEVAEQLSNKNRHLKEIIDHLRRIIWEINTMLAMRRS